The genomic DNA GCATCCCAGGATAATACAGAGCTTGTTCTTAGGGCCTTTGGTCTCCTAAATTACTTCGATGTCGTTCTAGGCAAGGACTATTCCTATCTAGATGGTGTCAAGCCAAATCCTTACCTTATTGAAAAGGCTATGAACATCTTGAGAACCAAAAGAGAGGAAACTGTGCTCGTGGGAGACAGCGAACTCGATGTTAAGGCCGGAAAAAATGCTGGGATAAGAGTCGTCCAAATAGTAAGGGAGAAGAGGGTTGAGGGTGCTGATTATTATATAACGAGCCTCAATGAACTTCTTGATCTCATAGAGCGTGACTTCTGAGGTTTGTCAGCTTGATAAGAGTTTTTACTACTTTTTCATCTCCAAACTCCCCCTCAGGATCCATATCTTCAAGCTTTCTCCGGAGAGCTTTGAGTTCATCAAGTATATCATGCAGTTCGAGAGACTTCTGCATGAACTCCCAAGATGTATAGGGGCTCTCAAAAATTCTAGCTTGATAAGCAACTATTGCCATCCTGACGTTAGCTTCAGCCTGATCAAGCAATTCAAGGACATCTTTAACCTTCATACTTGTAAATTTGGGAAAATATTTAAAATAGTTTTTCCTAACATTCTGTTAGATAAAATAGAGTGAGCGAGAGGTGATGATTATGAGTGAAGAGTTGGGAAAATTGCTTAATGTCCTAGGGAATGAGACTAGAAGGAGAATACTATTCCTGCTAACTAAGAGACCCTATTTCGTTAGCGAACTCAGCCAAGAACTTGGCGTTGGTCAAAAGGCCGTGCTTGAACATCTAAGAATACTGGAGGAGGCGGGCCTAGTTGAGAGTAGAATCGAGAAGATACCCAGGGGAAGGCCCAGGAAATATTACATGATAAAGAAAGGACTGAGATTAGAAATACTACTAACTCCAACGCTCTTCGGTTCAGAAATGTACGAGCCTAAGGACATAAGAAAAAGTCCAGAGTACGAACAGGCAAGAGAACTAATAAAGTCTCAAGAGCCCATTGACATTAAAATGAAAGAGCTCGCAGAGTTCCTACATGAGCTAGATGAGAGGATAAGGGAGATCATAGAGGAGAAGAGAGAGCTTGAGGAAGTAAAGATGTTAGTAGAAACGTACATCGAGAACGTTATGAAAAGAATTTCAGAAGAGAACAGGACTATGATGGAGGAGATATTTAAAGAGATTGAGAGGGTATTACCTCCAGCGTACGCTCGGAGGATCAAGGAGAAGTTCATAGAAAACCTTTAAATGCCAAAGCTGTAGGTTGATGTTGATATGAAGAGGCTAGGAAAAGTTTCCCATTATGCAAAGCAGGGATTCCTGATAGTGAGGACAAGCTGGGTGCCCTCACTCAATGATAAGGTTATTGACAAGAACTTGAGATTCGTTGGGATAGTTAAGGATGTTTTTGGGCCGATTAAAGCCCCATACGTAGCCATCAAGCCAAAAGTTAAAGATCCCGAAAAGTACGTTGGTGAGGTACTCTATATCGACACTAGGAAGAAGAGGAGAGAGAAGAAACAAATGAGGAAAAAGAAAAAGTTCTGAACTGTGATGAGAGGGGACCTCGCCGATGTTGATAGGTGTGATTAGTGATACTCACTTCCCTAAGGCTTATTTTCCTGACAAGATTAAGGACTTTTTTAAGAAAAAGGGTGTTAAGTATATAATCCACGCTGGAGATGTGCAGGATAAGGCTCTGATCGAGATGCTCGAAGAAATAGCCCCGGTGATAGCCGTAAAAGGAAATGCTGATTCTTTTAAACTACCAGAGGAAGAAGTCTTGAAGGTGTTCGACTGGAATATCTTAATCATTCATGGACACCAATTTCTCTCATTAAGTTCTCAGAACTTAGTTTACAAAGCCCTTGAAGTAGGGGCAGATATTCTGATATTTGGACACACTCACAAGCCCTACTATAATGAATTTTCTTACATGAAGAAGAGGGTTACTCTCCTTAACCCGGGATCTCCTACCTTACCAAGGTTCAGCGAGCCAAGTTTTGCAATTCTCAACCTGAGTAAGGATGATGTAGATGTGAAGTTTTACAATGTTTGGACATTATAAGAACTCGTCAAGCTGATGAGAGAAGCATATATAATTGTAAGGACAGAACTTGCAGTGGGATCCTTTCGTTCCTGGAGGTACCTCATCCTCATCTAAGTAGAGTCTAATCTCATAGAAGAACTTCACCGTCTCCTTGAACAGTGTAGGATCATAAGGAACCTCGAACATCTTGAAGTTCTTTCCATTTATCCTGGGGAAATTGTCGAAGTTAAGTCCGTTCACAATTTTAACTGGATCGTCGTGAAGCTTAAGATAGTAGAGGTAGCCATATTCAGCCTCACTCCACCTGAGATATACGTTTAATTGGGCGAGATGATACTCAAGGGGAAACCTTGGTAAGAAAGACTTTCCCTTTATCTCGATGGGGAACTCTTTATAGGCATCCATTCTACCGTGGATTTCGAATCCCAACCTTGGAAACCTCAAGATAATCTCCTTCTCAAGTTCAAATCCAAACCTCTCTTCAAGTACCTTTCCTAGAACCTCATGGGTTCTGACTCCTTTCTCAAGCCTTGGCTTGGCAATCTCGGGCCATCTCTCCGGAAATCCCTTTAGTCTGAACCAGACCCTCCGAGGACATATTAGAGCTTCACTGGCGTAGAATTCTATCATTGAGCTCCCTCCAAAGAGGCGTCAGCTAATACCGACATCATCACAGCTCAGGCTGGGCAAGGCTCGTCATCCGCCAAGGATTACTACCGTAAGGGTTTTTAAGAACTTTATTGAATAACCCACTGCCGACAGCGAGGGTACAATTCCCTCGCAAGGGCTCGGTCCACCCGCCCCCGCAAGGTTTCGGGTTCGATGAGCGGGGTGTGCTCACGCCGAGCCCACAGGGCCGGTGCATCCGCCCGCGGGATCAATGACCGCTGGGTCTCTGTTGCCGGCCCACAGCAAAAATTTAATATTCTCTTTTCGAATAATAACCGGAGGTTATTGCATGGTGATAATACCCAGACCAATAGATCCCAGGGATATCAAGAAGATTAGGAAAGAGCTAGGCATAACCCAAGAAGAGCTGGCAAGAAAGGCTGGGGTAACCCAGGCGTACATAGCAAAGCTTGAAGCAGGGAAAGTTGATCCAAGGCTTTCAACATTTAATAGAATCCTTAGAGCCCTCATTGAATGTCAGAAAGCAAAGGTAACGGCAAAGAGGATAATGTCA from Pyrococcus kukulkanii includes the following:
- a CDS encoding ArsR/SmtB family transcription factor — encoded protein: MSEELGKLLNVLGNETRRRILFLLTKRPYFVSELSQELGVGQKAVLEHLRILEEAGLVESRIEKIPRGRPRKYYMIKKGLRLEILLTPTLFGSEMYEPKDIRKSPEYEQARELIKSQEPIDIKMKELAEFLHELDERIREIIEEKRELEEVKMLVETYIENVMKRISEENRTMMEEIFKEIERVLPPAYARRIKEKFIENL
- a CDS encoding Gar1/Naf1 family protein, translating into MKRLGKVSHYAKQGFLIVRTSWVPSLNDKVIDKNLRFVGIVKDVFGPIKAPYVAIKPKVKDPEKYVGEVLYIDTRKKRREKKQMRKKKKF
- a CDS encoding metallophosphoesterase, with the protein product MLIGVISDTHFPKAYFPDKIKDFFKKKGVKYIIHAGDVQDKALIEMLEEIAPVIAVKGNADSFKLPEEEVLKVFDWNILIIHGHQFLSLSSQNLVYKALEVGADILIFGHTHKPYYNEFSYMKKRVTLLNPGSPTLPRFSEPSFAILNLSKDDVDVKFYNVWTL
- the cas4 gene encoding CRISPR-associated protein Cas4, whose product is MIEFYASEALICPRRVWFRLKGFPERWPEIAKPRLEKGVRTHEVLGKVLEERFGFELEKEIILRFPRLGFEIHGRMDAYKEFPIEIKGKSFLPRFPLEYHLAQLNVYLRWSEAEYGYLYYLKLHDDPVKIVNGLNFDNFPRINGKNFKMFEVPYDPTLFKETVKFFYEIRLYLDEDEVPPGTKGSHCKFCPYNYICFSHQLDEFL